GCGCCGTGCTGGTGTTCGCGCTGCCGGCAAGCCCCCTCGCCCAGCCCTGGCCGGTGATAGCGGGGAACATGTTCTCGGCACTGGTCGGCGTCGCATGCGCGCGCTGGATGCCGGACGCCGCCTGGGTCGGCCCCGTCGCGACTGCGCTGGCTATCGCGCTGATGTTCGCGCTGCGCTGCCTGCATCCGCCCGGCGGTGCGGTGGCGCTGCTGGTAGCGCTGAACCACACGACGCACTTCCCTTTCGCGCTCCACCCCGTGCTGGCCGATTCGGTGCTGCTGGTGCTGGCCGGCGTGCTCTACAACAGCCTCACAGGGCGGCGCTACCCGCACGTCCAACTGGCGCCGCGCACGCCGCAGGCCGATACGCGCTTCAGCTCTGCCGACGTCGACGCGGTGCTGGCGCGCTACAACCAGGTGCTGGACATCAGCCGCGACGACCTCGAGTCGCTGATCCGCGAAACCGAGTTGGAGTCCTACCGCCGCCGCCTGGGAACCGTGCGCTGCGCCGACATCATGTCGCGCGACCCGGTGGCCGCCGAGTTCGGCACGCCGCTGCAGGAGGCCTGGGCCCTGATGCAGGTGCGCCGC
Above is a window of Variovorax sp. RA8 DNA encoding:
- a CDS encoding HPP family protein; protein product: MGREALRTFARSWLPGRTNVNTRERLRAVAGAGLGLLLTVLILQLAGLDSGGHWLIAPLGASAVLVFALPASPLAQPWPVIAGNMFSALVGVACARWMPDAAWVGPVATALAIALMFALRCLHPPGGAVALLVALNHTTHFPFALHPVLADSVLLVLAGVLYNSLTGRRYPHVQLAPRTPQADTRFSSADVDAVLARYNQVLDISRDDLESLIRETELESYRRRLGTVRCADIMSRDPVAAEFGTPLQEAWALMQVRRIKALPVIDRTRRVVGIVTRADFLRHIDLDHHEGLGGRLRDFIRATRTVMSSKPEVVGQIMTRQVRVSSGERPMVELVPLFSEGGHHHIPIIDGERRLTGMITQSDFVRALYRAVGPETGPPTPASRSPS